In Rhinoraja longicauda isolate Sanriku21f chromosome 16, sRhiLon1.1, whole genome shotgun sequence, the genomic stretch CTGAGGGATGTTAGTCTGAAGGATGTTTGCCGATGCCTGTGAACCGTATTTCTGTGCCCTGTCACACGATAGTGCGGCAATATTatgaccaccttactcacctttctactggggaccctttcatccaagtttcctTGAAATTggacttatatttttaaagtcagagagattttaaagttaataAATTCCCCAATAAAACCAatttcttgccatgttcagcgtgtgacacCATAATGGGACtcgcccgagtgacggccaatgagggagggaggggggtcaggGAGTCGCGGCCCAtgggccggggggggggctgACTTTAACAAATGGGCTCCACCCGCGCCCTGCCTTCCACCTGTGGTGCAACGCTGCGCCAGAGGCGGCGGCAGAGGGCAATCACCACCCGATCTCACCCGACCACCTCACTACCAGTTTATCACTAGGTTTGTGGGATATTCCGAAAACTAGCGTTGAAATAGAACAAAACTTTCAAGATTCTTTTTCCTTGCCGGAAAACCATTGAATGCGAACTCCATCAGGAAGCTTTTCTCAACTAATACCCCGGACTTGTTTTATTTTATCTAACCATGTGGCTTCCTATCCCACGGCGTTCTTTTCAATCAGCGTATCCATTCTGCAGAACCACGTCTCTTGAAAAGTCTGAAAGAATCGATTCTCCTGATCAATTGGCAAGATGTTCTTGCATTTCTGCGTTCTGCATTCGCTTACCTGCCTGACTTCGTGTCCTTCCACCGATCAGATCAGTATATTCCATTTAAAATACATGATAGCCGCTTGAAACAAAACAGTGTGCCAGTTTTCTCAGCTTCTGAGGTGTCGCACTCTTTCTTCAGACATATAGAAAGGTTTCTGATCTCGTCGAGGAATTTCAAAACTCTAAAATGCCTCCATCACCATTAACAGTTAGAAGGATATCAAGGCAATCCATGTGCAGGGCTTTCCTTCACAGCGCATACCCACAATCTTGCCCGCGTTTGCCCACTGGGCGTGGAAACATTGAAAGGTATCTTTTTACTCCTGGTCTTTTAATCTGCTCagtaattgttttctattttcgaTCAGGTAATATAGtgacgattgtgatcctgtcccgtggAAGGTGCGGTCTTTCCAGGTGCATCACGTGGTATTTGGTAGGCATGGCAGCGACTGATCTCCTCGTTCTGATCATGGCGGTGATCCTAAATCGCGTCACTGCCATACATTTTCCAGACATCTTTCTCTCTATCACTCCAGTCTGCCGACTGAAATTGGCTCTAACCTACGCAGCCATCGACAGTTCTGTCTGGCTAACGGTGGCATTTACCTTCAACAGGTTTGTAGCCATTTGTTGCcaaaaactgaaaacaaaatattgctctCAGAAAATGGCGGCTGTCGTCATTGGAACCATTTGTGCTGTATGCTGTACAAAGAACATCCCTTGGTATTTTTTGTATGAGCCTTTGTACATCATCAATGAAGTCGCTTGGTTCTGCAATCTGAAAGGAAGTTTCTATGTTGAACCTGCATGGATAGCGTTTGACTGGCTTCAGCGTATTTTAAACCCATGTCTCCCCTTCCTATTGATGTTGTTTCTAAATGTTTTTACTGTAAAGCATATTTTAGCGGCAAACAGAGCCCGCAGAAGACTTCGGATCGAGAATAAAGGAGAAAATCAGAATGATCCTGAGGTGGAAAACCGTAAAAAGTCAATCATTTTACTTTTCAGTATCTCAGGGTGTTTCATTGCGTTATGGACAACGTATATTGCCAATGTCATTTATGTGCATTTTACAAAGGTGAATTATACACCAAACACTGTTCTCCAAGAAGGCGGATTTATGTTGGCGCTTCTGAGCTGTTGCACAAACACGTGTATTTATGGGGTGACTCAGAAGAAGTTCAGAGAAGAATTTAAAAATGGTTTAAAATACCCGGTGAATCTCGTTATTAACTTGGTGAAATCATGAAAAAAATTATCATGCCCAATTCGAGCCTAATTTCGTCCCCTCGTCTACCCCGTTAATTCACTCAGCAAGGCTTTCAGAATTACAACATGCTTTCTCCTAAAAGTCGTACGGTCATCTCTTGTTTGAATTACGTAACAACGCAAAAGAACATTAAACTATCGTAAACAAGTCTATTTTAATTTTTCATTCATCCTTTTATGTGTCATCTTAAATTTTCCTCGATAATAAAAGCAACGATGGATTCATTCTCCTTTGAACCTTCAATATCTCCCGTCTTTGGATGCCCAAAGAAAGACGTGCTTGCAATTTTTCTTCGACCAAACTGATATTTTGAATCCTGCGAACTTTGGACCTGTGCTGCCCATATATGAACAACGGAGGAGGCTGGTAGTTACCTAAACTTGGAAAATTCAATGATGATAtatttggattgtaagctactcaagaatAGTATGAGTTGAAATTGTATCAgcttagtttaaattagtttagtttagagaaacagtgcagaaacaggcccttcggtccaccgagtccgcgccgaccagcgcccCCCGCATACTAAAACAATCCTGCACAtccgagaggcaatttacaaatttaccaagccaattaccctacaaacctgtacttatttggagtgtggaaggaaaccggagctccaggagaaCACCTACGCAGGTAACGagcagaacgtacaagctccgtaatgacagcactcgtagtcagtgtcgaacccgggtctccggcgctggacgGAAGCAgatttaccgctgcgccatcgctgAGCCCATGGTGTTGTCCCTCCCCTTTGAATGCGGCCTCATTCTGGACATGAAGTAGGCCCAGGCcacaaaggtcagtatggaaattggAAGGGGAGCTTGAATGCTTCGCAACCGGAATATTCATTAGGCCTTGGCGGACAGAACACGTGTTCAGCCAAACGGTCGtcaagtctgcacttggtctctccGTTGGAGACCACTTCCGGAAGACTGTATGCAGTAGAtacggttagaggaggtgcagatgaagccCTGTCTCATTTGCAACGGGTCCCTAGATTGAggtgaggaaggatgtgtagaATAATTACTGATCTGCCTATAGTTGTTGTAAATGAGACAATTGTAAACCGAGCGGGAAAACAAAATAATATGGAATCGAGCATGGGTGGCAGAAGATTAAAACAAAAGTGAAATTTCCAGAAGTGATTCCATTTCCattttaacatatgatgagcgtttgacggcactgggcctgtactcgctggagtttagaagaatgagggggggggggctcattgaaacgtaGAGAAGTGAAACGTAGTGAAAGGCTTTgacagagtgcatgtggagaggatgtttccactaatgggagagtcaaggactagaggtcatagcctcagaattaaatgacgttcttttaggaaggagataaagaggaatttattttgccagagggtggtgaatctgtggaattctttgccacagaaggctgtggaggccaagtcagtggttattttgaaggcagagagggatagattcttgattagtacgggtgtcagatgttatgggaagaaggcaggagggagagggagagggagagatagttcaaccatgattgaatggcggagtagtcatgATTGGTcgagtggcccaattctgctcctatcttttatgatcttatgattttgatTGCGGCCCAGATTTGATGAAAATACCTTGACCTCTAACAGGTTTTATTCGTCGTGGAATGTGGCAATGAGAATGGAACATTATCTCAGATTTTTATACGCCTGACCCATaatattttccagcattttccttcaTGTCTGAATTCCTATGAATGGTGCTACTCTATATCGCAggacgtttaaaaaaaatctaactccTCTTCCTCTGTTTATACCTTCTCCAGACAGATTCGTTGTCATTGGCAAAAGTCTGATGACCCTCCCTTAGCTAACATCAATATCCTCCATATCACAGTCAAACATTTTATTAATGCACCACTCCCGCCTCGCAACAGTATAAGACAAGCATATTTTTCAAATTGTGTTTATTCTGATGGATTGTCATCAACCTTAAACATTCATTCTGTTTCACTCTCTGCACATGACTGCAGACCTTGCTAATTATTTCAAACATTTTATATTGTGCATTCCAGGTGCCAACGTCAGCAATTttggatttctttttttttcgaaACAGATTCAGACTTTTTTCGTGTTTATAATCTGAACCAATATCTTGGAATATCGAGCGATATTCTCACAAAACCAATCAGCAGGGCACTACATTGTTCGATCAACTGGTTCACAACTTTCGGCGTATTGCTGGTAAATACTAGACTTTGTTTACTAAGCACCATTTTTAATCTGGTAGCCTTATCCGTGGACTGATGCAACCCGCATCATGAGATGCTATGTTACTTATTGTCTATTTTATCATGTATTTCATCACCCAATAGCCCATTAGACCTTCAAAGCTATGGGTTACTGTAGATCTGCACAAACAAGTGAAGCAATGCAACAATGtctgtatatattttttcatttccCACGTTCccacgttaaaaaaaaattaagtgttgAGTACCATGTGCTAGAATGTTTTTTTTAGAGAAGCTCTATACTACTCCCAAACCTGGAAAGTTGATTGTTGTTTTCAATAAAATAACATCATCAGTTTTTCGGGTAAATTTTATAGCATCGTGAATTCAATATGATTTTGGTCTGACATCCACTTTCCTGCCTGTTCTTCGTAGCCGTTGGCCCAGATACAAATCAAATAATGACACAAATCTTCCTTATCATCAAAGGCGAATAATTATAAATGTTTGGCTTAAAACGTGGTACATTTAAGGACTTAAAACGTGGTAcatttatgggcggcacggtagcgcagcggtagagttgctgctttacagcgaatgcagcgccggagactcaggttcgattctgactacgggtgctgcactgtaaggagtttgtacgttctccccgtgacctgcgtgggttttctccgagatcttcggtttcctcccacactccaaagacgtataggtatgtaggttaattggctgggtaaatgtgaaaaattgtccctagtgggtgtaggatagtgttaatgtacggggatcgctgggcggcacggacttggagggcc encodes the following:
- the LOC144601202 gene encoding putative G-protein coupled receptor 139, whose product is MHGQVTGLVSIIYYHFLAVVGVPGNIVTIVILSRGRCGLSRCITWYLVGMAATDLLVLIMAVILNRVTAIHFPDIFLSITPVCRLKLALTYAAIDSSVWLTVAFTFNRFVAICCQKLKTKYCSQKMAAVVIGTICAVCCTKNIPWYFLYEPLYIINEVAWFCNLKGSFYVEPAWIAFDWLQRILNPCLPFLLMLFLNVFTVKHILAANRARRRLRIENKGENQNDPEVENRKKSIILLFSISGCFIALWTTYIANVIYVHFTKVNYTPNTVLQEGGFMLALLSCCTNTCIYGVTQKKFREEFKNGLKYPVNLVINLVKS